In the Etheostoma spectabile isolate EspeVRDwgs_2016 unplaced genomic scaffold, UIUC_Espe_1.0 scaffold00017795, whole genome shotgun sequence genome, gtgtgtgtgtctgtgtgtcgtgtgtgtgtctgtgtgtgtgtgtgtgtgtgttgttgaagCTAACACGGCGCTTTCTTCTGAAACCTGTTTATTATTCATCACGCTGACTAACATGTAACATGAAAGGGAAATGATGGACGTCATCCACGTATCGTACGATAGGTCGATACAGTCATCACCTGAcatgtttatttaatatatcaTCTCAGTGGACTCCATCATCAGAAATGTGACCTTAAAGGACTCTGATCAATAACCAATGAACCTGATGAACACTCCTGTAGTTTCTCCTCTGTCTAATGCCTAAAATCAACAAACCCAGATGTTATATTTACAGCACAAACACAATTTAATAATATCTATTCATAAAGAGGACTTTCTATGAGCTGAAGTCctcaaagagacttcagacatcAGATGACAACATATAAAACATGAACCTCTGCATCTGCTGAGTCTGGGGAGGTTAGGACCAGGAGCAGGGAGGAGAGGTATAGTAATTATCTTCACATTTCAACAGTACTGAGGATATAATCTGATCAGACTTTATAATCAGAAActcaatattaaataataaaacctaATCAGCCCTTCTTCATTCTCCAGGGTTCCTGGTCCAGCAGCAGCTGGTCTGTCTGCCTGGTAACAGCTGATGCTCTGAGATGCTCTGATaggattggctgctgcaggtcatGTGATCAGGTCCTCTGGTTCTTAGAGCAGCTCTCAGTGAGACGGAGTCAGTTAGTTagagaacagaagaagaagaacagaagaagaagaagaagaagagagaagaagaagaagaacagaagaagaagaagaagaagaacatggCTTCATCCTTCATCAtcaccctcctcttcatcagcctctacacagcaggtaggaccagtactcactgtatactactagtacttcatcagcctctacacagcaggtaggaccagtactcactgtatactactagtacttcatcagcctctacacagcaggtaggaccagtactcactgtatactactagtacttcatcagcctctacacagcagtaggaccagtactcactgtatactactagtacttcatcagcctctacacagcaggtaggaccagtactcactgtatactactagtacttcatcagcctctacacagcaggtaggaccagtactcactgtatactactagtacttcatcagcctctacacagcaggtaggaccagtactcactgtatactactagtacttcatcagcctctacacagcaggtaggaccagtactcactgtatactactagtacttcatcagcctctacacagcaggtaggaccagtactcactgtatactactagtacttcatcagcctctacacagcaggtaggaccagtactcactgtatactactagtacttcatcagcctctacacagcaggtaggaccagtactcactgtatactactagtacttcatcagcctctacacagcaggtaggaccagtactcactgtatactactagtacttcatcagcctctacacagcaggtaggaccagtactcactgtatactactagtacttcatcagcctctacacagcaggtaggaccagtactcactgtatactgctagtacttcatcagcctctacacagcaggtaggaccagtactcactgtatactactagtacttcatcaggaccagtactcactgtatactactagtacttcatcagcctctacacagcaggtaggaccagtactcactgtatactgctagtacttcatcagcctctacacagcaggtaggaccagtactcactgtatactactagtacttcatcagcctctacacagcaggtaggaccagtactcactgtatactactagtacttcatcagcctctacacagcaggtaggaccagtactcactgtatactactagtacttcatcagcctctacacagcaggtaggaccagtactcactgtatactactagtacttcatcagcctctacacagcaggtaggaccagtactcactgtatactactagtacttcatcagcctctacacagcaggtaggaccagtactcactgtgtactactagtacttcatcagcctctacacagcaggtaggaccagtactcactgtatactactagtacttcatcagcctctacacagcaggtagtaccagtactcactgtatactactagtacttcatcagcctctacacagcaggtaggaccagtactcactgtatactactagtacttcatcagcctctacacagcaggtaggaccagtactcactgtatactactagtacttcatcagcctctacacagcaggtaggaccagtactcactgtatactactagtacttcatcagcctctacacagcaggtaggaccagtactcactgtatactactagtacttcatcagcctctacacagcaggtaggaccagtactcactgtatactactagtacttcatcagcctctacacagcaggtaggaccagtactcactgtatactactagtacttcatcagcctctacacagcaggtaggaccagtactcactgtatactactagtacttcatcagcctctacacagcaggtaggaccagtactcactgtatactactagtacttcatcagcctctacacagcaggtaggaccagtactcactgtatactactagtacttcatcagcctctacacagcaggtaggaccagtactcactgtatactgctagtacttcatcagcctctacacagcaggtaggaccagtactcactgtatactactagtacttcatcaggaccagtactcactgtatactactagtacttcatcagcctctacacagcaggtaggaccagtactcactgtatactgctagtacttcatcagcctctacacagcaggtaggaccagtactcactgtatactactagtacttcatcagcctctacacagcaggtaggaccagtactcactgtatactactagtacttcatcagcctctacacagcaggtaggaccagtactcactgtatactactagtacttcatcagcctctacacagcaggtaggaccagtactcactgtatactactagtacttcatcagcctctacacagcaggtaggaccagtactcactgtatactactagtacttcatcagcctctacacagcaggtaggaccagtactcactgtgtactactagtacttcatcagcctctacacagcaggtaggaccagtactcactgtatactactagtacttcatcagcctctacacagcaggtagtaccagtactcactgtatactactagtacttcatcagcctctacacagcaggtaggaccagtactcactgtatactactagtacttcatcagcctctacacagcaggtaggaccagtactcactgtatactactagtacttcatcagcctctacacagcaggtaggaccagtactcactgtatactactagtacttcatcagcctctacacagcaggtaggaccagtactcactgtatactactagtacttcatcagcctctacacagcaggtaggaccagtactcactgtatactactagtacttcatcagcctctacacagcaggtaggaccagtactcactgtatactactagtacttcatcagcctctacacagcaggtaggaccagtactctgATTAATACTCTGACCAGTACTCTGATTAATACTCTGATCATATTGTTTCTGTGTTCTTCAGATGGATTTATGGAATATGGTCTGGCCCGTTGTGACTTTAACTCGTCTGATCTGAACGACATCGAGTACATCTTGTCGTATCATTACAACAAGGTGGAGTACGCCAGGTTCAGTAGTAGTTTGGGGAAGTTCGTCGGGTACACGGAGTTTGGAGTGAAGAACGCTGAGTACTGGAACAATGATCCTTCATATCTGGCTGCTCTGAGAGCTCAGAAGGAGACGTACTGCAAGAACAACGTTGACATCGACTACCAGGCTGCTCTCTCTAAATCAGGTGAGTTATTCTGTTACATCATGACTTCATCATCTCATTTATTAATCATCATCTACTCATAGatcttaataataaaataatataataataataataataataataataacaataataataataataataacttattcTGAACCAGTTTcatttatgaatatttaataattattattatttaaaattaaactagaactatataaatataaattaataattaatgaaTGATTTAATGTTTAATCACAGCTCCACCTGCTGGTCTGACCCCGGTACTGCAGATActcataatatatattaatataataataatacttattaatattaatattataatataataatataataacaatatacatattagtattatattttataataatcatattaatataatataattataataatatataatataataataatacctaaTATTATAGTGTAAATGACACATGttaatattatagtatataatatataatattaataatatttatattataaaaatatattgatataatattatattaatattattatatgtatatagtaatataaatatctatattTTAATATCTGATGTAATTTCTAATGTTAACGGCCGTGTTTATAACGGGGgattctcccagaatgcacctgtgATACCTGTCACCAACCATCAGAGCCGGTGGGCGGGGCCTAAGTGAACGCACCAATCAGAggacgtgtgtttgtgtttcagccAATCCGTCCGTCCGAGTCCACTCGGCCACGCCCCCTGGGGGGAAACACTCGGCCATGTTGGTCTGCAGCGTCTACGACTTCTACCCCAAACAGATCCGGGTCACCTGGACCAGGGACGGACAGGAAGTCACCTCTGATGTCACTTCCACTGATGAGCTGGCAGACGGGGACTGGTACTACCAGATCCACTCTCACCTGGAGTACACGCCCAGGTGAGGACCTGCAGgaccagtagggtccaggtctagtagggtccaggtctagtagggtccagaTCCACTCTCACCTGGAGTACACGCCCAGGTGAGGACCTGCAGGcccagtagggtccaggtctagtagggtccaggtctagtagggtccagaTCCACTCTCACCTGGAGTACACGCCCAGGTGAGGACCTGCAGGcccagtagggtccaggtctagtagggtccaggtctagtagggtccagaTCCACTCTCACCTGGAGTACACGCCCAGGTGAGGACCTGCAGGcccagtagggtccaggtctagtagggtccagatccactctcacctggagtacacgcccaggtgaggacctgcaggaccagtagggtccaggtctagtagggtccaggtccactctcacctggagtacacgcccaggtgaggacctgcaggaccagtagggtccaggtctagtagggtccaggtctagtagggtccagagccactctcacctggagtacacgcccaggtgaggacctgcaggaccagtagggtccaggtccagtagggtccaggtctagtagggtccagaTCCACTCTCACCTGGAGTACACGCCCAGGTGAGGACCTCCAGgaccagtagggtccaggtctagtagggtccaggtctagtagggtccaggGCCAGTAGGGTacaggtctagtagggtccaggtatagtagggtccaggtctagtagggtccagaTCCACTCTCACCTGGAGTACACGCCCAGGTGAGGACCTCCAgaccagtagggtccaggtctagtagggaccaggtctagtagggtacaggtctagtagggtccaggtctagtaggtccaggtccaggtccagtaaGGTCTAGgtccagtagggtccaggtccagtagggtccaggtccagtAGGGTACAGGTCTagtaaggtccaggtccagtagGGTacaggtctagtagggtccaggtctagtagggtccaggtccagtAGGGTCCCGGTCTAGAAAGGTACAGGcccagtagggtccaggtctagtagtGTACAGgtccagtagggtccaggtctagcAGGGTACAGGTCCAGTAGGGTACAGGcccagtagggtccaggtccagtAGGGTACAGGCCCAGTAGGGTCCAGGTGAGCCACCTCCAGCTCCAGTAAGGTACAGGTCCAGTAAGGTCCAGGTCTAGGTCCAGTAAGGTCCAGGCCCTGTAAGGTCCACCTCCAGGTCCATTAAAGTCCGGGCCCAGTAGGGTACAGTAAGGTCCaggttcagtaatgtccagGTTCagtaaggtccaggtccagaaAGGTACAGGTCCAGTAAAGTCCCGGTAAAGTAAGGTCCAGTTTCAGTAAGGTTCAGGTTtaataaggtccaggtccagaaAGGTACAGGTACATGTCCATTAAAGTCAAGGTCCAGTATGGTCCAGCTACAGGTCCAGTAAAGCCAAGGTTCAGGTCCAGTAAGGTCTAGGTACAGGTCCAAGTCCAGTTAGGTCCAGGTCCAGTAATGTTCAGGTTTCTctcagtgagagacagaatctCTGAAGTGCTAGTTCTGGTCCAGgttctggtccaggtccaggtttctCTGATGTTCTGGTTTGTGTCAGCAGGTCTGGAGAGAAGATTTCCTGTATGGTGGAACACGCCAGCCTGAGAGAACCCCTGATGACCCCCTGGGGTAaatacctgtctctctctctacctgtctgtgtctctccctgtctgtctgtctgtctcctcacctgtctctctctccctgtctgtctgtctacctgtctctctctctctacctgtctgtctctctacctgtctctctacctgtctgtctgactctctacctgtctccctttccctgtctgtctgtctcctcacttgtctctctctctccctgtctgtcctcAGACCCGTCCATGCCTGAGTCTGACAGGAACAAGATTGCGATCGGAGCCTCAGGACTGAGTCTGGGTCTGGTCTTATCTCTGGCTGGATTCATCTACTACAAGAGCAAGACCCGAGGTCAGACCAGGGCTCCATGTAGATCACTTCAGACCTCTTTACAGGACATTAGACCAGTTTCACAACAGTTCCAGTCTCAGAGGAGTTCCAGACCAGCTCCAGATAGCTCTAGTCTCAGAGGAGATATAGACCAGGTCCAGATAGCTCTAGTCTCAGAGGAGATATAGACCAAGTCCGATAGTTACAGTCTCAGAGGAGTCCAGACCAAGTCAGATAGTTACAGTCTCAGAGGAGATATAGACCAGGTCCAGATAGTTCCAGTCTCAGGAGTTCCAGACCAGGTCCAGATAGTTCCCAGTCTCACAGGTGTTGCAGACCAAGTCAGATAGTTACAGTCTCAGAGGAGTTCTAGACCAGTCAGATAGTTACAGTCTCAGAGGAGATATAGACCAGGTCCAGATAGTTCCAGTCTCAGGAGTTCCAGACCAGGTCCAGATGGTTCACATATCAGAAGTTAAAGACCAGGTCCAGATAGTTCCAGTCTCAGAGGAGTTCCAGACCAGGTCCAGATAGTTCCAGTCTCAGAGGAGTTCCAGAGCAGGTCCAGATGGTCTCAACGCTGTTTATGTTTACAACTCCTTCTGAAACCGGTCTCTAAGAGTTCTCTAAAgtaaccttttgttttgttagtttcAGACCGGTTCAGTTCTAAGGACTAATGTCAGGATGTGTTGTCTCTTCTCTTTAATCCAGGACGGATTCTGGTTCCCAGTAGCTGATTCTGGACCTGGTTCTGGTCCTGCAGCTGTTTGTCAGATGGATTAAAACCAGCTGCTGCTTGGACCGACTCAAATCCTGATTCTCTCATGATCTGGACTCTGATACTCAGCTGGTCCAAACCTGACCCAGGACTGTGGTGTTACTCTGATGGTCCTGGACCAGGTCTGAACCTGACCCAGGACTGTAGTGTTACTCTGACAGTCCTGGACCAGGTTTAGTCTGGACTCTGGTGTATCCCAGCTGGATCTGAACTCTGATTCTTTACTGTGTGAAATCAATATTTAACATCTGCTTCTATAATAACTCTGGTCTCAGCATATGGTCCAGGGACCTGGGGAT is a window encoding:
- the LOC116679548 gene encoding H-2 class II histocompatibility antigen, E-S beta chain isoform X4; translated protein: MASSFIITLLFISLYTADGFMEYGLARCDFNSSDLNDIEYILSYHYNKVEYARFSSSLGKFVGYTEFGVKNAEYWNNDPSYLAALRAQKETYCKNNVDIDYQAALSKSANPSVRVHSATPPGGKHSAMLVCSVYDFYPKQIRVTWTRDGQEVTSDVTSTDELADGDWYYQIHSHLEYTPRSGEKISCMVEHASLREPLMTPWDPSMPESDRNKIAIGASGLSLGLVLSLAGFIYYKSKTRGRILVPSS
- the LOC116679548 gene encoding H-2 class II histocompatibility antigen, E-S beta chain isoform X1, with protein sequence MASSFIITLLFISLYTADGFMEYGLARCDFNSSDLNDIEYILSYHYNKVEYARFSSSLGKFVGYTEFGVKNAEYWNNDPSYLAALRAQKETYCKNNVDIDYQAALSKSANPSVRVHSATPPGGKHSAMLVCSVYDFYPKQIRVTWTRDGQEVTSDVTSTDELADGDWYYQIHSHLEYTPRSGEKISCMVEHASLREPLMTPWDPSMPESDRNKIAIGASGLSLGLVLSLAGFIYYKSKTRGQTRAPCRSLQTSLQDIRPVSQQFQSQRSSRPAPESQRCLCLQLLLKPVSKSSLK
- the LOC116679548 gene encoding H-2 class II histocompatibility antigen, E-S beta chain isoform X2, producing MASSFIITLLFISLYTADGFMEYGLARCDFNSSDLNDIEYILSYHYNKVEYARFSSSLGKFVGYTEFGVKNAEYWNNDPSYLAALRAQKETYCKNNVDIDYQAALSKSGEPSVRVHSATPPGGKHSAMLVCSVYDFYPKQIRVTWTRDGQEVTSDVTSTDELADGDWYYQIHSHLEYTPRSGEKISCMVEHASLREPLMTPWDPSMPESDRNKIAIGASGLSLGLVLSLAGFIYYKSKTRGQTRAPCRSLQTSLQDIRPVSQQFQSQRSSRPAPESQRCLCLQLLLKPVSKSSLK
- the LOC116679548 gene encoding H-2 class II histocompatibility antigen, E-S beta chain isoform X3, with product MEYGLARCDFNSSDLNDIEYILSYHYNKVEYARFSSSLGKFVGYTEFGVKNAEYWNNDPSYLAALRAQKETYCKNNVDIDYQAALSKSANPSVRVHSATPPGGKHSAMLVCSVYDFYPKQIRVTWTRDGQEVTSDVTSTDELADGDWYYQIHSHLEYTPRSGEKISCMVEHASLREPLMTPWDPSMPESDRNKIAIGASGLSLGLVLSLAGFIYYKSKTRGQTRAPCRSLQTSLQDIRPVSQQFQSQRSSRPAPESQRCLCLQLLLKPVSKSSLK